Proteins from a single region of Nocardioides anomalus:
- the hemG gene encoding protoporphyrinogen oxidase: MRVVVVGAGVAGLTAAHLLAERGDDVTVLEATERAGGKLRRVEVGGVLVDTGAEAMLNRRPEGVELATSLGLAVEHPAVQSSRVWTRGALRPLPRSVMGVPVDLDALRASGVLSDEGLARVEAEQPGVPVDDDVSVGDLVASRLGDEVVDRLVEPLLGGVYAGQARRLSARATVPQLVTLAHRGPLLDAVLPVSDVPVFAGLPGGMAGLTDALAARLDVRYGAPVTRLDDGFAVSAAETHRADAVVLAVPAAPAARLLADLVPDAAAELAAVEYASVVVVTLAFRASDVAGLEDSSGFLVPPLDGRAIKASTFSFAKWAWVRAAGAERGLVHLRTSLGRAGEEVTLQRRDDDLVAASLADLAEAVGLTAAPVATHVQRWGGGLPQYAVGHLDRVERIRAAVAAVPGLAVCGAAYDGVGIPAVIASARRAVLDLAG, translated from the coding sequence GTGCGGGTCGTCGTCGTGGGTGCCGGGGTCGCCGGTCTGACCGCGGCGCACCTTTTGGCCGAGCGCGGTGACGACGTCACCGTCCTCGAGGCGACCGAGCGGGCCGGCGGCAAGCTGCGCCGGGTCGAGGTGGGCGGCGTCCTGGTCGACACCGGCGCCGAGGCGATGCTCAACCGGCGCCCCGAGGGCGTCGAGCTGGCCACGTCGCTGGGGCTGGCCGTCGAGCACCCGGCCGTGCAGTCCTCACGCGTGTGGACCCGCGGCGCGCTCCGGCCGCTGCCGCGCTCGGTCATGGGCGTGCCGGTCGACCTCGACGCGCTGCGGGCCTCCGGCGTCCTCTCCGACGAGGGGCTGGCCCGGGTCGAGGCCGAGCAGCCGGGCGTACCGGTCGACGACGACGTCTCGGTCGGCGACCTGGTGGCCAGCCGGCTCGGCGACGAGGTCGTGGACCGGCTGGTCGAGCCGCTGCTCGGCGGGGTGTACGCCGGGCAGGCGCGCCGGCTCTCGGCCCGGGCCACCGTCCCGCAGCTGGTCACCCTGGCCCACCGCGGCCCGCTGCTCGACGCCGTGCTGCCGGTCAGCGACGTCCCGGTCTTCGCCGGCCTGCCCGGCGGGATGGCCGGGCTCACCGATGCGCTCGCGGCGCGGCTCGACGTGCGGTACGGCGCCCCGGTCACCCGGCTCGACGACGGCTTCGCGGTGAGCGCCGCGGAGACCCACCGGGCCGACGCCGTGGTGCTGGCGGTCCCGGCCGCGCCCGCGGCGAGGCTGCTGGCCGACCTGGTGCCGGACGCGGCGGCGGAGCTGGCGGCGGTGGAGTACGCCTCGGTCGTCGTGGTCACCCTCGCCTTCCGGGCGAGCGACGTGGCCGGGCTGGAGGACTCCTCGGGGTTCCTGGTGCCGCCGCTCGACGGCCGGGCCATCAAGGCCTCGACGTTCTCCTTCGCCAAGTGGGCCTGGGTCCGCGCGGCCGGCGCCGAGCGGGGTCTGGTGCACCTGCGCACCTCGCTCGGTCGGGCCGGCGAGGAGGTCACCCTCCAGCGCCGCGACGACGACCTGGTCGCGGCGTCCCTGGCCGACCTGGCCGAGGCGGTCGGGCTCACCGCCGCGCCGGTGGCCACGCACGTGCAGCGCTGGGGCGGCGGGCTTCCGCAGTACGCCGTGGGCCACCTCGACCGGGTCGAGCGCATCCGCGCCGCCGTGGCGGCGGTCCCGGGGCTCGCGGTCTGCGGCGCGGCGTACGACGGCGTGGGCATCCCGGCGGTCATCGCCTCGGCCCGCCGTGCCGTCCTGGACCTCGCGGGCTGA
- a CDS encoding flavin reductase family protein, which produces MTVTSLTTNQDLDAAKLREAFGVFPSGVVAVAAEVDGALVRLAASSFTSVSLDPPLVSFSVANSSQTWPALRRASHLGLTVLADHHTDVCRQLAGPVEHRFDGVPVTTTGDGATLLDEGLARFDTTVYREVEAGDHTIVLLRLHAVETVSSEEGATSLPLVFHRSGFGLSQSA; this is translated from the coding sequence GTGACGGTCACCTCGCTCACCACCAACCAGGACCTGGACGCCGCGAAGCTGCGGGAGGCGTTCGGCGTCTTCCCCAGTGGCGTCGTCGCGGTCGCCGCCGAGGTCGACGGCGCGCTCGTCAGGCTGGCCGCCAGCTCCTTCACCTCGGTCAGCCTGGACCCGCCGCTGGTGTCGTTCTCGGTGGCCAACAGCTCGCAGACGTGGCCGGCGCTGCGCCGGGCCTCGCACCTCGGGCTCACCGTGCTGGCCGACCACCACACCGACGTCTGCCGCCAGCTGGCCGGCCCGGTCGAGCACCGCTTCGACGGCGTACCGGTCACCACCACCGGCGACGGCGCCACCCTGCTCGACGAGGGGCTGGCCCGCTTCGACACGACGGTCTACCGCGAGGTGGAGGCCGGAGACCACACCATCGTGCTGCTCCGGCTGCACGCGGTGGAGACGGTGTCCTCGGAGGAGGGCGCCACCTCCCTGCCGCTGGTCTTCCACCGCAGCGGCTTCGGACTCTCGCAGTCCGCCTGA